From one bacterium genomic stretch:
- a CDS encoding sigma-54 dependent transcriptional regulator, whose protein sequence is MAIASHDEDLVRRLEAGCRRLGHRVEPTIDPRQLIPSLKRLGGSVELVLLDAHLLSAGGRLLEEITRLEDPPAVLLVAPVSAPSRAYDWIERGAADVVGRPPHPTELRLRIRRVLEARDMGAHIAGLEREIADRTRQAFADRTLVAHSPAMRDLASTIGRVARMRTTVLVLGESGVGKELVARAIHFRSPRADGPFIAINCAALPPHLIESELFGHEKGAFTGAVSRRAGKFELAHRGTLFLDEVGETDLGTQAKLLRVLEQQEFMRVGGTQSVRVDVRVVAATNADLERLVAEGQFREDLYYRLKVVALRVPPLRERREDIPELTSQVLERVCRSNGLAPRRLAEGAERALLAYSWPGNVRELLNTIEAVVVSSAGEVVEAADLPAALQREAPRAAGRRPAGSARALREIEAEAIVAALAAEGGSRTRAAAVLGIGLRTLRRRINELGLDKDSPPRPGRPRRRTE, encoded by the coding sequence GTGGCCATCGCGTCCCACGACGAGGATCTGGTCCGGCGTCTGGAGGCCGGGTGCCGGAGGCTCGGCCACCGCGTCGAGCCGACCATCGACCCGCGCCAGTTGATCCCGTCGCTGAAGCGGCTGGGCGGGTCGGTGGAGTTGGTCCTGCTCGACGCGCACCTGCTGAGCGCCGGCGGCCGGCTGCTCGAGGAGATCACGCGCCTCGAGGATCCGCCGGCGGTGCTCCTCGTCGCCCCGGTCAGCGCGCCGTCGCGCGCCTACGACTGGATCGAGCGCGGCGCGGCCGACGTCGTCGGGCGCCCGCCGCACCCGACGGAGCTGCGGCTGCGGATCCGCCGGGTCCTCGAGGCGCGCGACATGGGGGCGCACATCGCCGGCCTCGAGCGCGAGATCGCCGACCGCACGCGCCAGGCGTTCGCCGACCGGACGCTCGTCGCGCACTCGCCGGCGATGCGCGACCTGGCCTCGACGATCGGCCGCGTCGCCCGGATGCGCACGACCGTCCTCGTGCTCGGCGAGAGCGGCGTCGGCAAGGAGCTGGTGGCGCGCGCGATCCACTTCCGCTCCCCGCGCGCCGACGGCCCGTTCATCGCCATCAACTGCGCCGCCCTTCCGCCGCACCTGATCGAGTCCGAGCTGTTCGGGCACGAGAAGGGCGCCTTCACCGGCGCCGTCAGCCGGCGCGCGGGGAAGTTCGAGCTCGCGCACCGCGGCACGCTCTTCCTCGACGAGGTCGGCGAGACCGACCTCGGCACGCAGGCCAAGCTGCTGCGGGTCCTCGAGCAGCAGGAGTTCATGCGGGTCGGCGGAACGCAGTCGGTGCGGGTGGACGTGCGGGTCGTCGCGGCGACGAACGCCGACCTCGAGCGGCTCGTCGCCGAGGGGCAGTTCCGCGAGGACCTGTACTACCGCCTGAAGGTCGTCGCGCTGCGCGTCCCGCCGCTGCGGGAGCGGCGCGAGGACATTCCGGAGCTGACGAGCCAGGTGCTGGAGCGGGTCTGCCGGTCGAACGGCCTCGCCCCGCGAAGGCTCGCCGAAGGGGCGGAAAGGGCCCTTTTGGCCTATTCGTGGCCCGGGAACGTGCGCGAGCTGCTCAACACCATCGAGGCGGTCGTCGTCTCCTCCGCGGGGGAGGTCGTCGAGGCGGCGGACCTCCCGGCGGCGCTGCAGCGGGAGGCGCCGCGCGCCGCCGGGCGGCGCCCCGCGGGGAGCGCGCGCGCGCTGCGCGAGATCGAGGCGGAGGCGATCGTCGCCGCCCTCGCCGCGGAGGGCGGCTCGCGCACGCGCGCCGCCGCGGTGCTCGGCATCGGCCTGCGCACGCTGCGCCGCCGCATCAACGAACTCGGTCTCGACAAGGACTCGCCGCCTCGTCCGGGGCGCCCGCGGCGTCGAACTGAATAG
- a CDS encoding methylmalonyl-CoA mutase family protein yields MSDRDQIARDLKQWEEKVVQPSLTKAAERREKFETTSKVEIKRVYTPLDTEKLDYTNEIGLPGQFPFTRGVQPTMYRSRFWTMRQYAGFGTAEESNARYKLLLGRGQTGLSVAFDLPTQMGYDSDHALAEGEVGKVGVAIDSLADMEVLFNEIPLGTVSTSMTINAPAAILLAMYVAVAKKQGVEPAGLAGTIQNDVLKEYIARGTYIFPPRPSIRVITDIFAWCHANVPKWNTISISGYHIREAGSTAAQEVAFTLADGIAYVQAALDAGMPLDGFASRLSFFLNGQINILEEVAKFRAARRMWAKILRDRFGAEGKNLKLGKLRFHCQTAGVSLTAQQPENNIVRTAYEALAAVLGGCQSLHTNSMDEALGLPTEKAVTIALRTQQLLAYETGVGDTVDPLAGSYYVEALTDEIEAAATALIKRIDEEGGAVAAIEKGFQQREIADAAYRYQKAVESGEQVVVGVNKFTEKETSKFPIMKISEELRRKQCERTAKVRAERDQARWQKAMARVEACARGTENLMPAILEAVEAYATVGEIAGKMAEVFGRYGDELAARG; encoded by the coding sequence ATGAGCGACCGGGATCAGATCGCCCGCGACTTGAAGCAATGGGAAGAAAAGGTCGTCCAGCCGTCCTTGACCAAGGCCGCTGAACGCCGCGAAAAGTTCGAGACGACCTCGAAGGTCGAGATCAAGCGCGTCTACACGCCGCTCGACACCGAGAAGCTCGACTACACCAATGAAATCGGCCTGCCGGGCCAGTTCCCGTTCACGCGCGGCGTGCAGCCCACCATGTACCGCAGCCGCTTCTGGACGATGCGGCAGTACGCCGGCTTCGGCACCGCCGAGGAGTCGAACGCCCGCTACAAGCTGCTCCTGGGCCGCGGCCAGACCGGCCTCTCGGTCGCCTTCGACCTGCCGACCCAGATGGGGTACGACTCGGACCACGCGCTCGCCGAGGGCGAGGTGGGCAAGGTCGGCGTGGCGATCGACTCGCTCGCCGACATGGAAGTCCTGTTCAACGAAATCCCGCTGGGGACCGTCAGCACCTCGATGACGATCAACGCCCCGGCCGCGATCCTCCTCGCGATGTACGTCGCCGTCGCCAAGAAGCAGGGCGTCGAGCCGGCGGGGCTGGCGGGGACGATCCAGAACGACGTGCTCAAGGAGTACATCGCCCGCGGCACCTACATCTTCCCGCCGCGGCCGTCGATCCGCGTGATCACCGACATCTTCGCCTGGTGCCACGCCAACGTGCCGAAGTGGAACACGATCTCCATCTCCGGCTACCACATCCGCGAAGCGGGCTCGACCGCCGCGCAGGAAGTCGCCTTCACGCTGGCCGACGGGATCGCCTACGTCCAGGCCGCCCTCGACGCCGGCATGCCGCTCGACGGCTTCGCCTCGCGGCTGTCGTTCTTCCTCAACGGTCAGATCAACATCCTCGAGGAGGTCGCCAAGTTCCGCGCCGCGCGCCGGATGTGGGCGAAGATCCTCCGCGACCGCTTCGGCGCCGAGGGGAAGAACCTCAAGCTGGGCAAGCTCCGCTTCCACTGCCAGACGGCCGGCGTCTCGCTGACCGCCCAGCAGCCGGAGAACAACATCGTCCGCACCGCCTACGAGGCGCTGGCGGCGGTGCTCGGCGGCTGCCAGTCGCTGCACACCAACTCGATGGACGAGGCGCTCGGCCTCCCGACCGAGAAGGCCGTGACGATCGCCCTCCGCACCCAGCAGCTCCTCGCCTACGAGACCGGCGTCGGCGACACGGTCGACCCGCTGGCCGGCTCCTACTACGTCGAGGCCCTCACCGACGAGATCGAGGCCGCGGCGACGGCGCTGATCAAGCGGATCGACGAGGAGGGCGGCGCGGTGGCGGCCATCGAGAAGGGCTTCCAGCAGCGCGAGATCGCCGACGCGGCCTACCGCTACCAGAAGGCGGTCGAGTCGGGCGAGCAGGTGGTCGTCGGCGTCAACAAGTTCACGGAGAAGGAAACCAGCAAGTTCCCGATCATGAAGATCTCCGAGGAACTGCGCCGCAAGCAGTGCGAGCGGACCGCCAAGGTCCGGGCCGAGCGCGACCAGGCCCGCTGGCAGAAGGCGATGGCCCGCGTCGAGGCTTGCGCCCGCGGGACCGAGAACCTGATGCCCGCGATCCTCGAGGCCGTCGAGGCCTACGCGACGGTCGGCGAGATCGCCGGCAAGATGGCCGAGGTCTTCGGCCGCTACGGCGACGAGCTGGCCGCCCGCGGCTGA
- a CDS encoding trehalose-6-phosphate synthase has product MSAVPAKDPAERLVVVSNRLPYDLPTDGEPFDATRHVGGLVNALEPVLERIGGTWVGWNGAVVASRAAADAAVRETRPFVSPGGARFVGVPLSERELLRYYNGYCNRTLWPLLHGFVGKAVFDPDEYAFYERVNHRFAERAFAAAGAGGRIWVHDFHLALVPAELRALGFRGRIDFFLHTPFPPLETFRALPERERILDGLLAADAVAFHVPHYRDNFVAAARELRGAFALPHGDEALLARSSGIAVALAAPIGIDVAGFARLAAAPTVRARARRIRAAHGGRPILFAADRLDYTKGIRERMAAIDHLLRARPGLHGAFDVVQVVVPSRHQVEEYRQLKRDVDRDVGRINGEHGRDGWTPIHYRYCPFDREELVAHYLAAAAALVTPLKDGMNLVAPEFVASRVDGDGVLVCSEFAGAADMLPGALLVNPYDVRALADACEGALLMAADERRARMARLRRAVAPATAELWARRCLAVESAAPI; this is encoded by the coding sequence GTGTCGGCCGTTCCCGCGAAAGACCCCGCCGAGCGTTTGGTTGTCGTCTCCAACCGTCTTCCCTACGACTTGCCGACGGACGGCGAGCCGTTCGACGCGACCCGCCACGTCGGCGGTCTGGTCAACGCGCTCGAACCGGTCCTCGAGCGGATCGGCGGGACGTGGGTCGGCTGGAACGGCGCCGTCGTCGCTTCCCGCGCCGCGGCCGACGCGGCGGTGCGCGAGACGCGTCCGTTCGTGTCGCCGGGCGGCGCCCGCTTCGTCGGCGTGCCGCTCAGCGAACGGGAACTGCTCCGCTACTACAACGGCTACTGCAACCGCACGCTGTGGCCGCTTCTTCACGGCTTCGTCGGCAAGGCGGTCTTCGACCCGGACGAGTACGCGTTCTACGAGCGGGTCAACCACCGCTTCGCCGAGCGGGCCTTCGCCGCGGCGGGCGCGGGAGGGCGGATCTGGGTCCACGACTTCCATCTCGCCCTCGTGCCGGCCGAGCTGCGCGCGCTCGGCTTCCGCGGGCGGATCGACTTCTTCCTCCACACGCCGTTCCCGCCGCTCGAGACGTTCCGCGCGCTGCCGGAACGCGAGCGGATCCTGGACGGCCTGCTCGCCGCCGACGCCGTCGCCTTCCACGTGCCGCACTACCGGGACAACTTCGTCGCCGCGGCGCGCGAACTGCGCGGCGCCTTCGCGCTGCCGCACGGCGACGAAGCGCTCCTCGCGCGCTCCTCGGGGATCGCCGTCGCCCTCGCCGCGCCGATCGGGATCGACGTCGCCGGCTTCGCCCGTCTCGCCGCGGCGCCGACGGTCCGCGCGCGGGCGCGGCGGATCCGCGCGGCGCACGGCGGCCGCCCGATCCTCTTCGCCGCCGACCGGCTCGACTACACCAAGGGGATCCGCGAAAGGATGGCCGCGATCGACCATCTCCTGCGCGCCCGGCCGGGGCTGCACGGCGCCTTCGACGTCGTGCAGGTCGTCGTGCCGAGCCGGCACCAGGTGGAGGAGTATCGCCAGCTCAAGCGGGACGTGGACCGCGACGTGGGGCGGATCAACGGCGAGCACGGGCGGGACGGCTGGACGCCGATCCACTACCGCTACTGCCCCTTCGACCGCGAGGAGCTGGTCGCGCACTACCTCGCCGCCGCGGCCGCCCTCGTCACGCCGCTCAAGGACGGCATGAACCTCGTCGCCCCCGAGTTCGTCGCCTCGCGCGTGGACGGCGACGGCGTCCTGGTCTGCAGCGAGTTCGCCGGCGCGGCCGACATGCTGCCCGGGGCGCTGCTCGTCAACCCCTACGACGTGCGCGCGCTCGCCGACGCCTGCGAGGGGGCGCTGCTGATGGCCGCGGACGAACGCCGCGCGCGGATGGCGCGGCTGCGGCGCGCGGTCGCCCCGGCGACCGCGGAGCTGTGGGCGCGCCGTTGCCTCGCCGTCGAATCGGCCGCGCCGATCTGA
- the treS gene encoding maltose alpha-D-glucosyltransferase → MVSPVGDPTWFQRAVIYEVHARSFFDSNDDGVGDLRGLREKLDHVLDLGATAIWLLPFYPSPLRDDGYDIADYTSVHPDLGTLDDVRALLHAAHERGLRVVTELVLNHTSDRHPWFQRARRALPGSAERDFYIWRDAPDGYREARIIFADVEPSNWTWDAEAQAYYWHRFYSHQPDLNFDNPLVRREVERALTFWMDMGVDGVRLDAVPYLYEREGTACEGLPETHEYLRRLRTLLDVRYGDRMLLAEANQWPEEAVRYFGDGDECHMAFHFPLMPRLFMALRMEDRFPIVDILRQTPPIPAGCQWATFLRNHDELTLEMVTDEDRDYMHRVYARDARARLNLGIRRRLAPLLGGDRRRIELMYGLLFSLPGAPVIYYGDEIGMGDNIYLGDRNGVRTPMQWSADRNAGFSRANPQRLHLPLVADPEYHYTAINVETQQANPHSLLWWVKRAVALRRRHEAFAAGTLDFVSAGTRKVLAFLRRAGDETILVAANLSRFAQPARLELPGWEGATPVELFGRTAFPPIGAAPYPLTLGPHSFLWLALRRPRASTTLETDARIPAVAGPAAWKALVEPGRRADFEAALSARLARRADIAESPRGVVSARLVDVAPLADGDDAPRAALVLLGFTEGEPETTWLALDIVRGERAAAAALAPRDLRAATFADEPGAALVDVSGDPATWDALARTILRRRRRGALAGAFRGVVFAPTPPAAGAERPRRLNEAAWAVGEGLTLRACRRLESGPHPAIETPRFLAAHGFHHAAAPLGALLYEPREGEPAVLAVLSAAEPSQGDAWSLTIDALARFFERALAAPPGALDAVPAAGPFDRIDADAIPAGARELLGTYAETAAALGDRLGELHAALASDPEDPDFAPEPFPPHHQRALEQSARALLDEALEALAGRRGALDDDAERLAAAMTARRAALEERCGLIRSASLEGMRLRAHGDLGLDRIAHTGRDFVFADFEGAPDRPLSERRIKRSPVRDVASLVQSIHLAAQVALASGAGARSADRAGLVPWAARWRGWAAALVVGAYLARTDGAPFACLTREAFRAFFDHFLFDRALRRLIRALEWRPDRAAGPLALLAELAGFADGDGAR, encoded by the coding sequence ATGGTCTCCCCCGTCGGCGATCCCACGTGGTTCCAGCGCGCGGTGATCTACGAGGTCCACGCCCGGTCCTTCTTCGACTCCAACGACGACGGCGTCGGCGACCTGCGGGGCCTGCGGGAGAAGCTCGACCACGTCCTCGACCTCGGCGCGACGGCGATCTGGCTGCTGCCGTTCTATCCCTCGCCGCTGCGCGACGACGGCTACGACATCGCCGACTACACCTCCGTCCACCCGGACCTCGGGACGCTCGACGACGTGCGCGCCCTGCTGCACGCCGCGCACGAGCGGGGCCTGCGCGTGGTGACGGAGCTCGTCCTCAACCACACGTCGGACCGCCACCCGTGGTTCCAACGAGCGCGCCGCGCCCTCCCCGGCAGCGCGGAGCGCGACTTCTACATCTGGCGCGACGCGCCCGACGGCTACCGCGAGGCGCGGATCATCTTCGCCGACGTCGAGCCGTCGAACTGGACGTGGGACGCGGAGGCGCAGGCCTACTACTGGCACCGCTTCTACTCCCACCAGCCGGACCTCAACTTCGACAACCCGCTCGTGCGCCGCGAGGTGGAGCGCGCGCTGACGTTTTGGATGGACATGGGGGTGGACGGCGTGCGGCTCGACGCCGTGCCGTACCTCTACGAGCGCGAGGGGACCGCCTGCGAGGGGCTGCCGGAGACGCACGAGTACCTGCGCCGGCTGCGGACGCTGCTCGACGTCCGCTACGGCGACCGGATGCTCCTCGCCGAGGCGAACCAGTGGCCGGAGGAGGCGGTGCGCTACTTCGGCGACGGCGACGAGTGCCACATGGCCTTCCACTTCCCGCTGATGCCGCGCCTCTTCATGGCGCTGCGGATGGAGGACCGCTTCCCGATCGTGGACATCCTGCGCCAGACGCCGCCGATCCCCGCCGGCTGCCAGTGGGCCACCTTCCTGCGCAACCACGACGAGCTGACGCTGGAGATGGTCACCGACGAGGACCGCGACTACATGCACCGCGTCTACGCGCGCGACGCGCGGGCGCGGCTCAACCTCGGCATCAGGCGGCGACTCGCCCCGCTGCTCGGCGGCGACCGCCGGCGCATCGAGCTGATGTACGGCCTGCTCTTCTCGCTCCCCGGCGCGCCGGTCATCTACTACGGCGACGAGATCGGCATGGGGGACAACATCTACCTCGGCGACCGCAACGGCGTGCGCACGCCGATGCAGTGGAGCGCCGACCGCAACGCCGGCTTCTCGCGCGCCAACCCGCAGCGGCTGCACCTGCCGCTCGTCGCCGATCCCGAGTACCACTACACGGCGATCAACGTCGAGACGCAGCAGGCCAACCCACATTCGCTCCTCTGGTGGGTCAAGCGGGCGGTCGCGCTGCGGCGCCGCCACGAGGCGTTCGCCGCGGGAACGCTCGACTTCGTCTCCGCCGGCACGCGCAAGGTGCTCGCCTTCCTGCGCCGGGCGGGGGACGAGACGATCCTCGTCGCGGCCAACCTCTCCCGCTTCGCGCAGCCGGCGCGGCTCGAGCTGCCGGGCTGGGAGGGGGCGACGCCGGTCGAGCTGTTCGGGCGCACGGCCTTCCCGCCGATCGGCGCGGCGCCGTATCCGCTGACGCTCGGGCCGCACAGCTTCCTCTGGCTCGCGCTGCGCCGGCCGCGCGCCTCGACGACGCTGGAGACCGACGCGCGGATCCCCGCCGTCGCGGGGCCCGCGGCGTGGAAGGCGTTGGTCGAGCCGGGACGCCGCGCCGACTTCGAGGCGGCGCTGTCGGCGCGTCTCGCGCGCCGCGCCGACATCGCCGAATCGCCGCGCGGCGTCGTCTCCGCGCGGCTGGTGGACGTCGCCCCGCTGGCCGACGGCGACGACGCGCCGCGCGCCGCGCTGGTCCTGCTCGGCTTCACCGAGGGGGAGCCGGAGACGACCTGGCTCGCGCTCGACATCGTCCGCGGCGAGCGCGCGGCGGCCGCGGCGCTCGCGCCGCGCGACCTCCGCGCCGCGACCTTCGCCGACGAGCCGGGGGCGGCGTTGGTGGACGTCTCGGGCGATCCGGCGACGTGGGACGCGCTGGCGCGGACGATCCTGCGCCGCCGCCGCCGCGGCGCCCTGGCCGGCGCGTTCCGCGGCGTCGTCTTCGCCCCCACCCCGCCCGCGGCCGGGGCCGAGCGGCCGCGCCGCCTCAACGAAGCGGCCTGGGCCGTCGGCGAAGGGCTCACGCTCCGCGCCTGCCGCCGCCTCGAATCGGGGCCGCATCCGGCGATCGAGACGCCGCGCTTCCTCGCCGCGCACGGCTTCCACCACGCCGCGGCGCCGCTCGGCGCGCTGCTCTACGAACCGCGCGAAGGCGAGCCCGCGGTCCTCGCGGTCCTCTCCGCCGCCGAGCCGAGCCAAGGGGACGCGTGGAGCCTGACGATCGACGCGCTGGCGCGCTTCTTCGAGCGGGCGCTCGCCGCGCCGCCCGGCGCGCTCGACGCCGTTCCCGCCGCCGGTCCGTTCGACCGCATCGACGCCGACGCGATCCCCGCCGGCGCGCGCGAGCTGCTCGGCACCTACGCCGAAACCGCGGCCGCGCTGGGCGACCGGCTCGGCGAACTGCACGCCGCCTTGGCGTCCGACCCGGAAGACCCCGACTTCGCGCCGGAGCCGTTTCCGCCGCACCACCAGCGCGCGCTGGAGCAGTCGGCGCGCGCGCTGCTCGACGAGGCGCTGGAGGCGCTGGCCGGACGGCGCGGCGCCCTCGACGACGACGCGGAGCGCCTGGCCGCGGCGATGACGGCGCGCCGCGCCGCGCTCGAGGAGCGGTGCGGGCTGATCCGCTCCGCGTCGCTGGAGGGGATGCGGCTGCGCGCGCACGGCGACCTCGGGCTCGACCGGATCGCGCACACCGGGCGGGACTTCGTCTTCGCCGACTTCGAGGGCGCGCCCGACCGGCCGCTGTCGGAGCGGCGGATCAAGCGCTCGCCGGTGCGCGACGTCGCGTCGCTCGTCCAGTCGATCCACCTCGCGGCGCAGGTCGCGCTGGCGAGCGGCGCGGGAGCGCGCTCCGCCGACCGCGCCGGGCTCGTCCCGTGGGCCGCGCGCTGGCGCGGGTGGGCCGCCGCGCTCGTCGTCGGCGCCTATCTCGCGCGGACCGACGGCGCGCCGTTCGCCTGCCTCACGCGCGAGGCGTTCCGCGCGTTCTTCGACCACTTCCTCTTCGACCGCGCGCTGCGGCGGCTGATCCGCGCGCTGGAGTGGCGCCCCGACCGCGCCGCCGGGCCGCTCGCGCTGTTGGCCGAACTGGCCGGCTTCGCCGACGGCGACGGCGCGCGCTGA